The following is a genomic window from Bordetella sp. H567.
TCGACAATGGCAACGCGCAACTCTTCAGGGTGCGTTGCATTGAACAACATGCGCTTCATGAGAGGGTTCTCCGTAGTCATGACACGCCGATATCGGCGCGTGACCTCGGGTCACCCGGGCTGCGGACTGCGGCAGAGCAAGCGTGCGGACCAGGCCTGAGCGCTGCCCAGGCCTATCCGCGCCGGTCAGGCAGGCACTTCGTGCCAAATGGCACGCGGTTCGGTCAGCAGGGGAGTCAGGTTCACGAATTGTGGTTGACGAATAATTGCTGTGAACGACAGGCGCGGCGAAGGGGTACGGCACGCGCCTGGTGCTTTAATACGACGGTATTGCTTGTTTGCTTCAGAGCCGCGCGCGGCATGCAACGGACCTGGCTGGGGACGCGTCAGGGACTTCGCCTTCGCGTACTCGTCAGGGCGCGGTTGCGCCGGCGACCGGATGACCCCGGCGCTGAATCTGGCAGACGGTACAATAACGGCCTGCGCACCGGACGGAATCGTCCCCCGACGGAGTTGCTCAGGAAAGTGCATCTGAACGTGCATCTCTACGCCAGGCGGCCATTCAGCCCCATAATTCAGCCCCTTAAGGCTGTCCCGATTATATGCCGCTTTTCGCAATGCGCAAAGAAGACACTTCCCGCCCCCGTCCCAAGCCGAACGACCCGTCCCCACGGGGCGCAAAAGCCGCCAATCCGCCGCCTGCGGTGCGCATGCTGGAAATCGGCGAAGAGCAAAGCGGCCAGCGGCTGGACAACTTCCTGTTCCGGGTGTGCAAGGGCGTACCCAAGAGCCATATCTACAAGGCGATCCGCGACGGCCAGGTGCGCGTGAACAAGGGCCGTATCGCCGTCGACCACAGGCTGGAAACCGGCGACCTGGTGCGCGTGCCGCCCTTGCGCTTGCCCCAGCCCGGCGAAACCCGCACGGTGCCGCCGGCGGAATTCCCTGTCGTCTACGAAGACGATGCCATGCTGGTCCTGGATAAGCCGGCCGGCGTCGCGGTCCACGGCGGCAGCGGGGTGGCCTTCGGCGTCATCGAACGACTGCGGGCCGCCCGGCCGCAGGCGCCCATGCTGGAACTGGCGCATCGGCTGGATCGCGAGACGTCCGGCCTGCTCATGGTGGCCAAGAAGCGCAGCGCCCTGCTGGGCCTGCATCGCATGCTGCGCGAAGGGCAGGGCAACAAGCGTTATTACGCCCTGGTATGCGGCGATTGGGTGAACGACCGCCAGCATATCAAGCTGCCGCTGACCAAATGGACCACGGCTTCGGGCGAACGGCGCGTGCGCGTGGACCGCGATGGCCAAGCGGCGCACACCATCGTCACATTGAAACAGCGCTACGGTACATTCAGCCTGGTCGAGGCCGAGCTGCGTACCGGCCGCACCCACCAGATCCGCGTCCACCTGGCCTCCGTCGGCTTTCCCATCGTGGGCGACGATAAATATGGGGACGATGCGGTTCGCCTGTCTTTCGCCAAAAAAGGTTTTGCCCGCATGTTCCTGCATGCCCATCACCTGGACATGGCGCATCCCCTGACCGGCGAGCCGCTCTCCCTGGAGGCGCCGTTGCCCCCGGCTTGTATCGACATTCTCAAAACGCTGGAGTCTTCCTGACATGAAAGCCACCCCCGAAGCGCTGCGCGCTTCCCCCTCCAGGGGGCGACGCCCGCGGACCGGCAAAGCCGGCTCCGCGGCGTCCCCGCTCGGGTCATATCCGTTTCATGCGGTGCGGGTAGTGCGCGGCGCCATGGATAGCTGATATGTCCTATTCCTTGGTGGTGTTCGACTGGGATGGGACGCTGATGGACTCCACGCACAGCATCGTGGCGGCCATCCAGGCTGCCTGCCGCGACCTGGAACTGCCCGTGCCGTCCGCCTCGCAGGCCAGCTGGGTCATCGGCCTGTCGCTGGAAAGCGCGCTGCGGCGCGCCGTCCCCAGCCTGACGCAGGCGATGCTGCCGCGCTTTCTGGAGCGCTACCGGCTGCATTACCTGCTGCGCGATCCCGAACTCAAGTTGTTCGACGGGGTGCGCGAGATGCTGGCCGAGCTGGCCGCGCGCGAGGTGCGCATGGCGGTGGCCACGGGCAAGAGCCGGGTGGGCCTGAATCGCGCCCTGGCGGCCAGCGGCCTGGTCGACGCCTTCGCTGCCACGCGCTGCGCCGACGAAACATTCAGCAAGCCCAATCCGACCATGCTCTTCGAGATCATGGACGAAGTGGGCGTCGAGGCGGACCGTGTCGTGATGATCGGCGATACGTCCCACGACCTTCAGATGGCCGCCAACGCCCGGGTCCACGGCGTCGGCGTGACGTACGGCGCCCATTTGCGCGACGAGCTGGAATCGCTGGGGCCGCAGGCGGTGATCGAGTCGGTGTCCGGCCTGCGGGAATGGCTGTTGTCGCGCGTCGGTTGATCGCGCCGCGGCGCTTTCCGGCGGACGTGGGCACGCCGCCGCGGTTTCTATAACGGAAAATTGAACCCCGCGGCCGAACAGCCGGGGCACAATCCTGTCATAAGCTGCGCGCGGCCCATGCGGGGCGCCAGGATGCCAGCCGGAGATCGCCATGCTGATACGCAAACCTTCCGATGTACTGCCTTCGGAAATCACCCCAGAAGCCGTCTGGCAGTCGCGTCGTGCCTGGATGGCGCGGGCGGCGGCGGGCGCGGCGGCACTGGGCATGGCTGGCCTGAGCCCACGCCAGGCCCGCGCGGCGGACGCCGGATTGGCTGCCTTGCCCGCCACGCCGGACAAGCAGTTCGCCATCATGGACAAGCCGACGTCCTACGAAGACATCACTTCGTACAACAACTTCTATGAATTCGGCGTGGACAAGGGCGATCCCGCGCGCCACGCCAAGGCCTTGCGGACGCGGCCGTGGACGGTCACCGTGGAGGGCGAGGTCCAGAAACCGCGCACTTTCGATATCGATACGCTGCTGAAACTGGCGCCCCAGGAAGACCGCACCTACCGCATGCGCTGCGTCGAGGGCTGGTCCATGGTCATCCCCTGGGTGGGTTACTCGCTGTCGGCCTTGCTGAGCCAGGTCGAGCCCACCGGCAACGCGAAGTACGTGGAGTTCGTCAGCGTGGCGCAGCGCGATACCATGCCGGGCCTGCGCTATCCCGTCATCGACTGGCCCTACGTGGAAGGCCTGCGGCTGGACGAGGCCATGCACCCGCTGACGCTGCTGACCTTCGGCCTGTACGGCAAGGTGCTGCCCAACCAGAACGGGGCGCCGCTGCGCGTGGTCGTCCCCTGGAAATATGGCTTCAAGTCCGCCAAGTCGCTGGTGGCCATCCGCCTGGTGGAGAAAATGCCGGTCAGCGCGTGGATGAAGGCGGCATCGAACGAGTATGGCTTCTATGCCAACGTCAATCCGACCGTGCCGCACCCGCGCTGGAGCCAGGCCACCGAGCGCCGCATCGGCGAAGACGGGCTGTTCAGCCCCAAGCGCAAGACCCTGATGTTCAACGGTTATGACCAGGTCGCTTCCCTGTACACGGGGATGGACTTGCGGGCCAATTATTGAGCGGCGCCACCGATGCTCCAGGCAACGCCCACCTCGCGCAAGCAGCTTTCGGCTGCCGCCGTCGGCCGTTTCAAGCCCGTCCTGTTCCTGATGGGCCTGTTCCCGCTCGCGCGCTGGATATGGCTGGGCACGCATAACGGCCTGACGGCGAATCCGGTTGAATTCCTGACCCGCTCGGCGGGCACCTGGACCTTCGTCTGCCTTCTCGTCACCCTGGGGATCACGCCGCTGCGGCGCCTCACCGGCCAGCCCGCCCTGGTGCGCCTGCGCCGTATGTGCGGTCTTTTCGCCTTCTTCTACGGCTTTCTGCATTTTATGTCTTGGGTCGGGTGGGATCGCGGGTTCGACCCGGCGTCCATGCTGCAAGACGTCGGCGAGCGGCCGTTCATCACGGTCGGCTTCGCGGCCTTCGTGTTGATGACGGCGCTGGCGGCGACCTCCACCCAGGGCGCCATGCGGCGCATGGGCAAGCGCTGGCAGCGCCTGCACCGCGCGGTGTACGCGATCGGCATACTGGCCTTGCTGCACCTGCTGTGGCACAAGGCCGGCAAGCATGACTTCGAACAGCCTATCGTCTATGGCACCGTGCTGGCGGTGTTGTTGCTGTGGCGGGTGGTCGCCTGGGCCGGCAAGGCCAATAGAACCGCGGCGGTTTCCGCATCGGGCACGCCGTCGCAGCGGCTTGGGCGATAGTGCATCTGGAAGGCGGCGATGACACGTGCCGTCTCGGCATCGAAGGCGCCGGTACGCGGCACGGCATAGCCCACGCTCTCCAGCCTGGCCTGGAACCAGCCCGCGTCCGGTACGCCATTTTGTTCGAAGTAGGCCCGTAGTCCAGGCACGGCGCTTTCGTCGTACCAGCGCCCCAGTCCTGCCGCCGCCAGCCGGCGCCAGGGGAACAGCGGTCCGGGGTCTACCTTGCGCTGTGGCGCGATATCGCTGTGGCCGACGATGTTCTTCGGCAGGACGCCGTGCCGCCGGGCGATGTCCCGCACCAGCAGCATCACCGCCTGGATCTGATCTTCGTGATAGGGCTCCCATTGTTGCGTGCCGCCGGGCGCGCGCGTGTCCCCGTTGTTCACGATCTCTATGCCGATCGAGGCGTTATTGATGTAGGTGCGACCATACCAGCTGCTGTCGCCCGCATGCCAGGCGTTGCGGTCTTCCGGGACCAACTGGTAGACATGGACGGGGTGGGTATCGGTAAGCAGATAGTGGGCGCTGACGTTGCCGCGGGATAGCGTCTGCAGCGACGCGTCGTCGTCGCCGGCGGTGTAGTGCAGCACGATGAAACGCACCCGGCTGTCCTGGCCCACTGCCTGGATGGAGCGGTCCACCGCCAGGCCGGCCGGCGAGCGGGTCGCGCAGCCGGTCAGGGCCAGGGCCAGTACGGACGCCGCGCAGAAGGCAAACCGGGGGGCGGATGTCTTCATCGCGCCAGATACAGGAAAAGCGTGGGTTTCTTGTCCAGGTCGGGGGCGGGGCCGGTTTTCCAGTCGGCGATGGTGCGCGTGCGTATCCATTCGTCGGCGGTGGTGAGCGAGCGGGCCACGCACAGGCGGGTGTCACCGCGCAGGGTCGCCACCAGGGACGCGAACATGGCGGCGTTGCGGTAGGGAGTTTCGATCAGCATCTGGGTCTGGTTGCCGCGGCCGGATTGCTGTTCCCAGGCGCGCAGCTGCCGCGCCCGTTCGCTGGGTTCGACGGGCGCGTACCCGTGGAAGGCGAAACGCTGGCCATCCAGGCCGCTGGCCATCAGGGCCAGCAGGATGGACGACGGTCCCACCCAAGGTCGTACCGCCAGCCCCATTCCGTGGGCGATATCGGCCACGCGCGCGCCGGGATCCGCCACCGCGGGGCATCCGGCCTCGGATACCAGGCCAATTTCGCCGCCCTGTTTCAAGGGGCGCAGCCAGCCCTGGATCTGCGCGGCGTCCGTCTTGTCCGTCAGGGTGTGGATCGTGATGTCTTGCAACGGGTGGATCGCGCCGACGGCTTTCAGGAAGGCGCGCGCCGTTTTGGCGTTTTCAGCGATGTAGGTGTCCAGCCGCGCCGCCAGCGCGCGTACGTCTGGAGGCAGCCAGCGGTCCACCGGCGCATCGCCCAGGCCGACCGGGATCAAGTGCAATTGCCCGGGCGCGGGCCTGGCGCCTGTCGATGCCCGCTCCTGGCGGGGGGCGAGGGAGGCGGAGCCGCTGGCTGCCGCATCTGGGTGCGGGTCGTGGGGGGCGGCGGTGTCCGCTTGCGTATCTTGCCGTGGCGCGGCGGGTCCGGTGCCGCTCACTGTTGTGTCCCCGCGTGAGTCAGCGGGTCCAGGCCAAAGCCCGCCAGCATGCTCGTCAGCGCGATCAGGGGCAGCCCGATGATCGCCGTGGGGTCGTCGCTCCGTATGCTTTCCATCAGCGCGATGCCCAGGCTTTCCGCCTTGGCGCTGCCAGCCGTATCGAAAGGCGTCTCGGCGTGCAGGTAGGCCTCGATGGCCGCGTCCGACAGGTCGCGGAAGCGGCACAGGGTAACGATATCGGCCTGGGTGGTCCGCTCTCCGTTGGTGACGGCCAGGGCGCTATGGAAGGCGACTTCGCGTCCCGACAGCCGGCGCAGCTGCGTGCGCGCCCGCTCGAAATCGCCGGGCTTGCCGATCGCCTCGCCATCCACGGTGGCGACCTGGTCCGAGCCGATC
Proteins encoded in this region:
- a CDS encoding RluA family pseudouridine synthase, which codes for MPLFAMRKEDTSRPRPKPNDPSPRGAKAANPPPAVRMLEIGEEQSGQRLDNFLFRVCKGVPKSHIYKAIRDGQVRVNKGRIAVDHRLETGDLVRVPPLRLPQPGETRTVPPAEFPVVYEDDAMLVLDKPAGVAVHGGSGVAFGVIERLRAARPQAPMLELAHRLDRETSGLLMVAKKRSALLGLHRMLREGQGNKRYYALVCGDWVNDRQHIKLPLTKWTTASGERRVRVDRDGQAAHTIVTLKQRYGTFSLVEAELRTGRTHQIRVHLASVGFPIVGDDKYGDDAVRLSFAKKGFARMFLHAHHLDMAHPLTGEPLSLEAPLPPACIDILKTLESS
- a CDS encoding HAD-IA family hydrolase, with amino-acid sequence MSYSLVVFDWDGTLMDSTHSIVAAIQAACRDLELPVPSASQASWVIGLSLESALRRAVPSLTQAMLPRFLERYRLHYLLRDPELKLFDGVREMLAELAAREVRMAVATGKSRVGLNRALAASGLVDAFAATRCADETFSKPNPTMLFEIMDEVGVEADRVVMIGDTSHDLQMAANARVHGVGVTYGAHLRDELESLGPQAVIESVSGLREWLLSRVG
- the msrP gene encoding protein-methionine-sulfoxide reductase catalytic subunit MsrP, producing the protein MLIRKPSDVLPSEITPEAVWQSRRAWMARAAAGAAALGMAGLSPRQARAADAGLAALPATPDKQFAIMDKPTSYEDITSYNNFYEFGVDKGDPARHAKALRTRPWTVTVEGEVQKPRTFDIDTLLKLAPQEDRTYRMRCVEGWSMVIPWVGYSLSALLSQVEPTGNAKYVEFVSVAQRDTMPGLRYPVIDWPYVEGLRLDEAMHPLTLLTFGLYGKVLPNQNGAPLRVVVPWKYGFKSAKSLVAIRLVEKMPVSAWMKAASNEYGFYANVNPTVPHPRWSQATERRIGEDGLFSPKRKTLMFNGYDQVASLYTGMDLRANY
- the msrQ gene encoding protein-methionine-sulfoxide reductase heme-binding subunit MsrQ — encoded protein: MLQATPTSRKQLSAAAVGRFKPVLFLMGLFPLARWIWLGTHNGLTANPVEFLTRSAGTWTFVCLLVTLGITPLRRLTGQPALVRLRRMCGLFAFFYGFLHFMSWVGWDRGFDPASMLQDVGERPFITVGFAAFVLMTALAATSTQGAMRRMGKRWQRLHRAVYAIGILALLHLLWHKAGKHDFEQPIVYGTVLAVLLLWRVVAWAGKANRTAAVSASGTPSQRLGR
- a CDS encoding N-acetylmuramoyl-L-alanine amidase → MKTSAPRFAFCAASVLALALTGCATRSPAGLAVDRSIQAVGQDSRVRFIVLHYTAGDDDASLQTLSRGNVSAHYLLTDTHPVHVYQLVPEDRNAWHAGDSSWYGRTYINNASIGIEIVNNGDTRAPGGTQQWEPYHEDQIQAVMLLVRDIARRHGVLPKNIVGHSDIAPQRKVDPGPLFPWRRLAAAGLGRWYDESAVPGLRAYFEQNGVPDAGWFQARLESVGYAVPRTGAFDAETARVIAAFQMHYRPSRCDGVPDAETAAVLLALPAQATTRHSNNTASTVP
- a CDS encoding SAM-dependent methyltransferase is translated as MHLIPVGLGDAPVDRWLPPDVRALAARLDTYIAENAKTARAFLKAVGAIHPLQDITIHTLTDKTDAAQIQGWLRPLKQGGEIGLVSEAGCPAVADPGARVADIAHGMGLAVRPWVGPSSILLALMASGLDGQRFAFHGYAPVEPSERARQLRAWEQQSGRGNQTQMLIETPYRNAAMFASLVATLRGDTRLCVARSLTTADEWIRTRTIADWKTGPAPDLDKKPTLFLYLAR
- a CDS encoding Maf family nucleotide pyrophosphatase, translated to MTTATPRLILASTSPYRRELLTRLRLPFDTIAPGVDETPLPGEQPAELALRLAVAKARAVSAAHAGAVVIGSDQVATVDGEAIGKPGDFERARTQLRRLSGREVAFHSALAVTNGERTTQADIVTLCRFRDLSDAAIEAYLHAETPFDTAGSAKAESLGIALMESIRSDDPTAIIGLPLIALTSMLAGFGLDPLTHAGTQQ